Proteins co-encoded in one Salvelinus sp. IW2-2015 linkage group LG17, ASM291031v2, whole genome shotgun sequence genomic window:
- the LOC111977030 gene encoding lens fiber major intrinsic protein: protein MWEFRSMSFWRAVFAEFYGTMFFVFFGLGAALRWTTGPHNVLHVAFCFGLAAATLIQSIGHISGGHINPAVTFAYLIGSQMSLFRAFFYIVAQCLGALAGAAVLYGVTPNNMRGNLALNTLQPGISLGMATTMEVFLTLQLVVCIFAVTDERRNGRLGSAALAIGFSVLIGHLLGMYYTGAGMNPARSFAPAVLVRNFVNHWVYWVGPMIGGAMGAIIYDFMLFPRMRGLSERMAILKGTRPTEAESQQDTRGEAIELKTQAL, encoded by the exons ATGTGGGAGTTCCGGTCCATGTCGTTCTGGCGGGCGGTGTTCGCCGAGTTCTATGGCACCATGTTCTTTGTGTTCTTTGGTCTGGGGGCGGCTTTGCGCTGGACCACCGGGCCCCACAACGTTCTCCATGTGGCCTTTTGCTTTGGCTTGGCCGCTGCCACCCTCATCCAGTCCATCGGTCACATCAGCGGGGGACACATCAACCCGGCTGTCACCTTCGCCTACCTGATTGGCTCCCAGATGTCCCTGTTCCGCGCCTTTTTCTACATCGTGGCCCAGTGTCTGGGGGCGCTGGCTGGGGCCGCCGTGCTCTACGGGGTCACCCCCAACAACATGAGGGGAAACCTGGCACTCAACACG CTGCAGCCAGGTATCAGCCTGGGCATGGCCACCACCATGGAGGTGTTCCTCACCCTGCAGCTGGTTGTCTGCATCTTCGCTGTGACCGATGAGAGGCGTAATGGACGCCTGGGCTCTGCCGCCCTAGCCATCGGCTTCTCTGTCCTCATAGGACACCTGCTGGGG ATGTACTACACTGGTGCTGGAATGAACCCTGCCAGGTCCTTCGCCCCCGCTGTCCTGGTCAGAAACTTTGTCAACCACTGG GTGTACTGGGTGGGTCCGATGATTGGTGGTGCTATGGGAGCTATTATCTATGATTTCATGCTGTTTCCCCGCATGCGCGGTCTCTCTGAGAGGATGGCCATACTGAAGGGCACCAGGCCCACAGAGGCTGAGAGCCAGCAGGACACCCGAGGAGAGGCCATCGAGCTCAAGACTCAGGCCCTATAA